The following is a genomic window from Panthera uncia isolate 11264 chromosome B4, Puncia_PCG_1.0, whole genome shotgun sequence.
ttctctctcttctacaaGGAGGCGCCAGGTTGTAATTTTTATCGTTGCAGATACATGAATGGGATCGGAGAGTTTATAAGACACCATGCAACCCAAGCTTCAAACAAGGACATAACTTAAACACAAACtaaccaaagaaaaagagaagataaattcAGTGGAATTTTTTACCTACCGACCACGTCACCCACATATAATGCCTCTGTACTGTGGTCTGCAATTTGAGATCCTGAACACTTTGACAGACCCCAAGGAAAACACATCTTAACTCTTAAGTAAAACTCCACCTGCAACTGCCCGGAATTGAAGTCTCAGTGACCATAATGCCCAAGAGTACAGAACTCGTTTCCATCTAGCAATCCAAGGACTGCAATAATCATCACTACTCCCCCTTCACACTGCCTGCAAAGTACAATCACAAGAGGCTGAGAAAGCATGCTTGGAACCCAAACAGGATCATAGAAAAGATTTACCATCCCCCACAGAGGCAAGTCGACTAATATTGCACTGATCCCAGCTtaattgttttgctttattttgtttcattgttctGCACCCGTCTTTCTTACCGTGAATGTTTATAGAGAAATGTGGTCACTTTAACCTTCTTAATTAATTCCCCATTGCTTGTGGTGACAGTAGCCATACTGCAGCATCAAATAACTTAAGGGCCAAAGAAGACATACccctgtttttataaagtttggaCTGAGACAGTGCCTTAAAAAGGGTAtagctataaaaaaaattaggtaaataagaaaaaagcaatctAAAAGCTCTCATCAATatggcaaggaaagaaagaaagaaagaaagaaagaaagaaagaaagaaagaaaagaaggaaataacagcCTAGAATAGTATGTGGCACATGTTGgtgcttaagaaatatttattaaataagtgaatgaatcacTTGGGACTCATATACAGAGCaaacaataagtaaacaaacaaacaaataaataaacaaatattgaggATCATTCCGTGGTATTTTAGATCTCCAAGATGTCGTATGTGCCACTccttaagaataataaatattaaaaacagaaacaataagtATTGGCATTTTGAGTTACTCGTGGTTATTCAGTGCTGGTTCACTGATGATAAACTCTCCACTTGGACCACAAGCCACCAATTAGAAAGCCCCTTTTACTCACCCTTGCTGTGGAGACAGCTCCCTACATGCTGTTTTCTAGGTAGGTTTCTAGGATCAAACTCACTGTGTTTGCTGTGCATACTTACACAGCGGCTCAATTGCTGCCTAAGGCTATGAAATTCTTCCACAAAGTGTCTTTCCTTGCAGACTTGTAATTGGAGTTGACCAAAAACATCGTCCATGAAGAAGGACAGAAGCTGTTCTTGGAATCTGCAGTTTTTCTATAAATAAGATATGAGAAATCGCATAAAGTAAACCGTGGAATATAGTTTTTGTAAAATGTCACTGCAATCCCCACCTGATTATTATGTAATGACCacctggaaaaattaaaatgcaggAGGGAAAGCATCAAACAAgtagaaagatgaaaaacatttaaaaaaccctctGGCTCACCATAaatagcttttttgttttcttttttaataatcgTATATTTTTTATGCGGTCTTCCTAcaataaaacaaagggaaataagTGTTATCCAGAATTACAAATGTCCGTTAGGTCATCATTTTAAGCAGAGCCTAATACTTACTGGAATTGTTGCTTTGAGCCATGCCGCCTTGACGTAGAGTCTGTCAACAGCTTGAGACAGTGTGCCCCTTGGGTAACAACCTTTCGCAGAGGAAGATTGCTTGTGCTTGGCGATGACAAGAGACAGAGTGGCAAACAGCAACCCAGACCTCAAAATGCAATTTGCCTGcatctccctccaccccactctgGGCTCCTGTTGCTCGCCAGACAGTTTCTTGCCCTGGTTCGATGATCGGATAACCTACTTACTTAAGCCCTCAAGGCCACCTCTTCAATGAGATCCTGTGGTAGATAACTTACAGTTTACAGAGAGGAAGATCACTCCagctgttctattttttttagagcTTGCTTCATAACCGAAAAAGCTTTGACCGCACTATCTGTGACACTAAGAAAAAGCACAAGTTTACTGGGAAGGTTAGGGcccccttttcaaaaaaaaaaaaaaaaagtcaagtcagAACCTCAGTTGCCTATCACAACAGATGCATTGTTTTAAACAGGTTCATGACATGCCAGTAAGGGAGACTCATCTCCGGGAGGccgtgtgatttttttttttttttaatgtccatatgaaaaataaaatctcctttttAGCCAatatccccacccccccaaaattaaCCACAGGTAGAGTGGAGAGCCCCGGGAAACTTGCTCATGATCTCCTATGGGTTTTACACATATCCCTTGCAGAGTCCTTCACCAggctccctctcttctctcaggAGCCACCTTTCTTTAGCCAGCCAGCATTAAGACCCAAGAgagttttccaatttttctcaAGAATCTTTCCAGTTCAGAAACTGTAACTCCCCTAACATACTCAAGATTTGTTTGGCATAGGGACCTGGGGTTAAGGCCCACGGTTTAGTAAATTCTCTATCATCTCTGTCCAAGTTGACTGCCCAGCTTCTAGCTCTAGACTTCGAGTAGCATGCACATTTCTTAAGGAAAGAGACCCAACCTTTCTATCTCTGAATCCTTAGCCCCTACCCAGATGACACCTCATCTAAGGAAGCACAGCCGATGTTCGTTGAATAAATGCTTTCCTTTCTACGTCACAAAATGCTACTGtaactgtgttgtttttttattccatCAACAAATTTCTGTCGAGGATCTGCCTATACAGAGACCTGTGCTAGGTACCAGGGGGACTATAAAGGCAGATGGTCCATGGAATCCCATCCTCAATTCTGCCCCAGTTCTTCTGACAGTGGTGACAGGTTATGGTCCATGTGAGGGAGTAGCCCCAAGCTAAGAAGTGGATGTGGCCTAGAATCATATAAGGAGAAGCAAAGACAAGGCACCAAAGCCTAGCATGCACAGAGTTAACGTAGTACCtgagcaaaacaaaactg
Proteins encoded in this region:
- the IL26 gene encoding interleukin-26, encoding MQANCILRSGLLFATLSLVIAKHKQSSSAKGCYPRGTLSQAVDRLYVKAAWLKATIPEDRIKNIRLLKKKTKKLFMKNCRFQEQLLSFFMDDVFGQLQLQVCKERHFVEEFHSLRQQLSRCISCASSAREMKTITRMKRTFYGIGNKGIYKAVSELDILLSWIKQFLESIK